The segment AGCAGGATGCCTTTGATGCACCCATGGGTCATGATGGCCTGCATGGTGTAGTTGCTGCAGCTGGGCGTAAAACGGCAGCTACGGCCGATCCACGGGCTCAGGGTGTACTGATACACCCGGATCAGCCCGCACAGCGCCTTCCTGCAGGCGTTTTGCAGCCCTGTCATGCGGTGGGCTCCGCCTTTTCCGCCTTTGCCCTGCGTGCCGGGGGCACTGTGGCGGGCGGCGGTGCATCCGGACGCTTGGCCTTATCG is part of the Faecalibacterium sp. HTF-F genome and harbors:
- the yidD gene encoding membrane protein insertion efficiency factor YidD, producing MTGLQNACRKALCGLIRVYQYTLSPWIGRSCRFTPSCSNYTMQAIMTHGCIKGILLGTWRIARCNPLGKWGYDPVPEPGRWQNPARRLQPAKLFSTRHRQKVEK